From the genome of Methanoculleus sp. SDB, one region includes:
- a CDS encoding phosphomethylpyrimidine kinase yields the protein MNGNDLPVACTIAGSDSGGGAGIQADLKTFAALGVWGCTVITAVTAQNTREVRGSWVLPPEAVSCQIGAVVSDFPIRAFKTGMLANEEIIRAVADALPFEGALVIDPVMIATSGARLLAEDAVGALVSCLLPRAVLVTPNIPEAQVLAGMDTIGSVEEMVTAGRRICARGASAVLVKGGHLAGEESIDVLVEGDRVTRFSGERYPGQVHGTGCCLSAAITASLARGRTVAEACGDARSFVACAIREAVVSAGGRRMVNPRPARQGR from the coding sequence CCTGTCGCCTGTACGATTGCCGGCTCCGATTCGGGAGGCGGGGCGGGTATCCAGGCGGACCTGAAGACCTTTGCGGCACTGGGAGTGTGGGGGTGCACGGTGATCACGGCCGTGACCGCCCAGAACACCCGGGAAGTCCGCGGGTCATGGGTGCTGCCGCCCGAAGCGGTGAGCTGCCAGATCGGGGCGGTTGTTTCCGATTTTCCCATTCGTGCCTTCAAGACCGGGATGCTGGCAAACGAGGAGATTATCAGGGCTGTAGCGGATGCGCTGCCCTTCGAGGGAGCGCTCGTCATCGATCCGGTGATGATCGCAACGTCGGGCGCCCGCCTTCTCGCGGAGGATGCCGTGGGGGCGCTCGTTTCCTGCCTGCTGCCGCGGGCAGTGCTGGTGACACCGAACATTCCCGAGGCGCAGGTGCTTGCCGGGATGGATACGATCGGATCGGTGGAGGAGATGGTCACGGCCGGACGGCGCATCTGCGCACGGGGAGCGTCTGCCGTGCTCGTCAAGGGCGGACACCTCGCCGGTGAGGAGTCGATCGACGTTCTGGTGGAAGGGGACCGGGTGACGAGGTTTTCGGGTGAGCGGTACCCCGGCCAGGTGCACGGCACGGGATGCTGCCTGTCCGCGGCGATCACGGCATCGCTCGCACGGGGGCGCACCGTGGCGGAGGCATGCGGTGACGCCAGATCCTTCGTCGCCTGCGCCATCAGGGAGGCCGTCGTCTCCGCTGGGGGCAGGCGCATGGTGAATCCCCGGCCGGCCCGGCAGGGCCGCTGA
- a CDS encoding cobyrinic acid a,c-diamide synthase, giving the protein MKGLLITGDRSGSGKTSITLALSALLARTMAVQTFKVGMDYIDPSYLTGVTGRPCRNLDSFVLDSGQIRDVFTYGCAGADFVMVEGVRGLFEGAEALSDRGTTADIAKQLDLNVILVVNAASITRSAAAIVKGFAAFDTGVKIRGVILNNIGSDTHRDKAVRAIEHYCGIPVIGAIPRSDEMKLTMRHLGLVPYLEGKGSETFLERIGSVVDIIGNHVDIDALLGLAGDIALPAGIPPIYETAPADLRIGIAVDEAFNFYYADLFDMLASLGAEPVPFSPIHDRLPDAEGYILGGGYPELFTEQLEANDSMREAILGASRAGVPIYAECGGLLYLTDRIVLKKGYQERDRDEEYEMCGVFSGETRMPSRRVIGYVEGFSDDTSPLGPARFAGHEFHHTDVRLAPDTHYAYRLTRGKGIRDTLDGAVIGRTQGSYTHLHPVASRGMLARFTEICRTRD; this is encoded by the coding sequence ATGAAGGGGCTCCTGATCACCGGTGACCGCTCCGGGAGCGGAAAGACAAGCATCACGCTTGCCCTCTCGGCACTTCTCGCCCGGACGATGGCGGTGCAGACCTTCAAGGTGGGCATGGACTATATCGACCCCTCGTACCTCACTGGGGTGACGGGACGGCCGTGCCGGAATCTGGACAGCTTCGTGCTCGACAGCGGGCAGATCCGGGACGTCTTTACCTACGGATGTGCCGGTGCCGACTTCGTGATGGTCGAGGGCGTTCGGGGCCTCTTCGAGGGCGCGGAAGCACTCTCCGACAGGGGAACGACCGCCGATATCGCGAAACAGCTCGACCTGAACGTCATCCTCGTCGTGAATGCAGCCAGCATCACGCGAAGCGCCGCCGCAATCGTGAAGGGATTCGCCGCCTTCGACACGGGCGTGAAGATCCGCGGTGTCATCCTCAACAACATCGGGAGCGACACGCACCGGGACAAGGCGGTCCGCGCCATCGAGCACTACTGCGGCATTCCTGTCATCGGCGCCATCCCGAGGAGCGATGAGATGAAGCTCACGATGCGCCACCTCGGCCTCGTCCCCTACCTCGAGGGAAAGGGCAGCGAGACCTTCCTGGAGCGCATCGGATCGGTCGTCGACATCATCGGCAACCATGTGGACATCGACGCCCTCCTCGGCCTCGCGGGGGATATCGCTCTTCCCGCAGGCATCCCGCCGATCTACGAAACCGCACCCGCCGACCTGCGCATCGGGATCGCGGTCGACGAGGCATTCAACTTCTATTATGCGGACCTCTTCGACATGCTCGCCTCCCTCGGCGCCGAACCGGTGCCGTTCAGCCCGATCCACGACCGGCTGCCCGATGCGGAGGGGTATATCCTCGGCGGCGGTTATCCCGAGCTCTTCACGGAGCAGCTGGAGGCGAACGATTCCATGCGGGAGGCGATCCTCGGCGCATCACGGGCAGGGGTGCCTATCTACGCGGAATGCGGCGGCCTCCTGTACCTCACCGACCGCATCGTCCTGAAAAAGGGGTACCAGGAGCGTGACCGTGACGAGGAGTACGAGATGTGCGGCGTATTTTCGGGTGAAACCCGGATGCCTTCCCGGAGGGTGATCGGGTATGTCGAGGGATTCTCGGACGACACAAGCCCGCTCGGCCCCGCCCGGTTCGCCGGTCACGAGTTTCACCACACCGACGTGCGCCTCGCACCGGACACGCACTATGCCTACCGCCTTACCCGGGGAAAAGGCATCAGGGACACTTTAGACGGTGCCGTGATCGGCCGTACGCAGGGCAGCTATACGCACCTCCACCCGGTCGCCAGCAGGGGCATGCTCGCCCGGTTCACGGAAATCTGCCGGACGAGAGACTGA
- a CDS encoding sirohydrochlorin cobaltochelatase (type II chelatase; cobaltochetalase; functions in cobalamin (vitamin B12) biosynthesis by delivering the correct metal; certain archaeal proteins form a shorter version (CbiX(S)) as compared to the longer version in bacteria (CbiX(L)) which may have resulted from a duplication of the original cbiX(S) gene), with protein MARKGLLLVGHGSKMPFNKSLIEDTARIIAEKESGYVVKAGFMSINTPSVEEKLEEFRDEEIDALVVVPLFLAKGVHILKDIPAILGLEEGTYRGTFALKSGEIPLVYAQPIGSDPLLAELMLKNARTALDLI; from the coding sequence ATGGCTAGGAAAGGATTGCTACTCGTCGGCCACGGCAGCAAAATGCCGTTCAACAAATCACTCATCGAAGACACCGCACGGATCATTGCCGAGAAGGAGTCCGGTTATGTCGTCAAAGCAGGATTCATGAGCATCAACACCCCGTCCGTCGAGGAAAAGCTCGAGGAATTCAGGGACGAGGAGATCGATGCGCTCGTTGTCGTCCCCCTCTTTCTTGCAAAGGGAGTCCATATCCTCAAAGATATCCCTGCAATCCTGGGCCTCGAAGAAGGGACGTATCGCGGGACATTCGCTCTGAAATCAGGCGAGATCCCGCTCGTGTACGCTCAGCCAATCGGCAGCGATCCGTTGCTGGCGGAACTTATGCTTAAGAACGCCCGTACTGCTCTTGACCTGATCTGA
- a CDS encoding branched-chain amino acid aminotransferase, whose amino-acid sequence MLIYLDGAFVPEGEAKVSVFDHGLLYGDGVFEGIRAYNGRVFRLQEHLDRLYDSAKTIDMKVPISKEEFAEAILETLRRNDLKDAYIRPIVTRGPGTMGLDPTKCPKPTVICITIEWGAMYGDLYEKGLTAVGVSIRRNPAESLPPNVKSLNYLNNILAKIEANYKGGDEAIMFDTNGYVSEGSGDNIFVVKNGLLITPPTLNNLRGITRQVVLEIAESLGLIVKEQNLGYYDLYTADEVIVTGTAAEVAPITLIDGRSIGNGKPGPITKQLMASFRAIADNEGTEIFP is encoded by the coding sequence ATGCTCATATACCTTGACGGAGCGTTCGTCCCCGAGGGCGAAGCCAAGGTTTCGGTTTTCGATCACGGCCTTCTCTACGGCGACGGGGTTTTTGAAGGAATCCGCGCCTACAATGGCCGTGTGTTCCGCCTCCAGGAGCACCTTGACCGGCTGTACGATTCGGCAAAGACAATCGACATGAAGGTCCCGATCTCCAAGGAAGAGTTCGCCGAGGCCATTCTCGAGACGCTGCGCAGGAACGACTTAAAAGACGCCTACATCCGTCCCATCGTCACCCGCGGTCCCGGCACCATGGGGCTCGATCCGACCAAGTGCCCGAAACCGACCGTCATCTGCATCACGATCGAGTGGGGCGCCATGTACGGCGATCTCTACGAGAAGGGACTGACCGCCGTCGGCGTCTCGATACGGAGAAACCCCGCCGAATCGCTGCCCCCGAACGTGAAGAGCCTCAACTACCTCAACAACATCCTCGCAAAGATCGAGGCGAACTACAAGGGAGGAGACGAGGCGATCATGTTTGACACGAACGGGTACGTCTCCGAAGGTTCGGGCGACAACATCTTCGTCGTGAAAAACGGTCTCCTGATCACCCCGCCGACTCTCAACAACCTCCGGGGAATCACGCGGCAGGTCGTGCTCGAGATCGCGGAGAGCCTCGGCCTGATCGTAAAAGAGCAGAACCTCGGCTACTATGACCTCTATACCGCCGACGAGGTCATTGTCACCGGCACCGCAGCAGAGGTCGCGCCCATCACACTCATTGACGGGAGATCGATAGGAAACGGAAAACCCGGCCCCATCACAAAGCAGCTGATGGCCTCCTTCCGGGCCATCGCCGACAACGAGGGGACGGAGATCTTTCCCTGA
- a CDS encoding triphosphoribosyl-dephospho-CoA synthase → MTRAERAQLAMMLEVCAYPKPGNVDRCHDYDDTRLEHFLASALFVRPAFDRAEEGGPGLGALIREATSRTSTHGGGNTHFGAYILLIPLIAGDGISGASAAVKKTTVDDALDFYAAFSMTQVRMHHSDELDVNDPATLGIIRDRGMTLYDIMAHSAPGDMVAREWTNGFALTRKAADLLHEAGCGRHAIVEAFVRLLASETDTFIIKKHGREVAERVREQAAEVLAGTRNLESFDSDCIAAGINPGSVADLIIAGIYVALGEGWNWDC, encoded by the coding sequence ATGACACGGGCTGAACGGGCACAGCTCGCGATGATGCTTGAGGTGTGCGCCTATCCGAAGCCCGGGAATGTCGACCGGTGCCATGATTACGACGATACGCGTCTTGAGCATTTTCTCGCCTCGGCGCTTTTCGTCCGCCCGGCATTCGACCGTGCCGAAGAGGGCGGTCCGGGGCTCGGGGCGCTGATCCGGGAGGCCACGTCCCGGACGAGCACCCACGGCGGGGGCAACACGCATTTCGGTGCATACATCCTTCTCATCCCCCTGATTGCGGGGGACGGGATTTCCGGCGCATCGGCGGCCGTGAAGAAGACGACGGTCGATGACGCGCTTGACTTTTATGCGGCGTTTTCAATGACGCAGGTGCGGATGCATCATAGCGACGAACTCGATGTCAACGACCCCGCAACGCTCGGGATCATCCGGGATCGTGGCATGACGCTCTATGATATCATGGCGCACTCGGCGCCGGGGGATATGGTGGCCCGGGAATGGACGAACGGCTTTGCTCTCACGCGCAAAGCTGCCGATCTCCTGCACGAAGCCGGTTGCGGCAGGCATGCGATCGTGGAGGCATTCGTCCGGCTGCTTGCGTCGGAGACTGACACTTTTATCATAAAGAAGCACGGGAGAGAGGTCGCGGAGCGTGTCCGTGAGCAGGCGGCGGAGGTGCTCGCCGGCACCCGCAATCTCGAATCTTTTGACAGCGATTGCATCGCCGCGGGCATTAATCCGGGATCTGTTGCGGACCTGATCATTGCCGGCATCTATGTTGCGCTCGGGGAGGGCTGGAATTGGGACTGCTGA
- a CDS encoding histidinol dehydrogenase gives MFKALDVDAWVTERRSSLDEARDAVTGIIRTVREEGDEALLRMARKYEPDITSVRVTDEERDAAYESVDDKLLTSLIEAEARITRFHELQRERDLWLEEVEPGIILGVKTTPLDRVGLYVPGRRAAYPSTALMTAVPAKVAGVPEMCACTPPPVLPLTLVALDIAGVDEIYRIGGAQAVAAMALGTETIRPVQKIVGPGNVYVTAAKMMLRDHAEIDFPAGPSEIGIIADRSANPQFVAIDILAQAEHDPDAACVLITTDPSLPEKVEKEIGLLMEKAPRKEIITSALAQSGYVVTPDLDEAVSLMDRIAPEHLSIQVEDSLSVLNAVKHGGSIFVGAYAPVACGDYASGTNHVLPTAGYAKIYSGLNVGHFCKSSTVQVIDRRGLEAIGDVIETIADAEGLYAHAESVRIRRKGK, from the coding sequence ATGTTCAAAGCGCTTGATGTTGATGCCTGGGTCACGGAACGACGCTCCAGCCTTGATGAAGCGAGGGATGCCGTTACCGGGATTATCCGGACCGTCCGGGAGGAGGGTGACGAGGCCCTGCTCCGGATGGCGAGAAAATACGAGCCCGATATCACCTCCGTACGAGTCACGGACGAGGAGCGCGATGCCGCCTATGAAAGCGTGGATGACAAGCTCCTCACGAGCCTTATCGAAGCTGAGGCACGGATCACCCGGTTCCACGAGCTCCAGCGGGAAAGAGACCTCTGGCTCGAGGAGGTCGAGCCCGGGATTATTCTCGGCGTCAAGACAACCCCGCTCGACCGCGTCGGCCTCTATGTTCCCGGGCGGCGGGCGGCTTACCCCTCTACCGCACTCATGACTGCGGTTCCGGCGAAGGTCGCCGGTGTCCCGGAGATGTGTGCCTGCACCCCTCCCCCGGTACTCCCCCTGACACTGGTCGCGCTGGATATTGCCGGCGTGGACGAGATCTACCGGATTGGTGGTGCGCAGGCTGTTGCCGCGATGGCGCTCGGGACGGAGACGATCAGACCGGTGCAGAAGATCGTCGGGCCGGGGAACGTGTACGTGACTGCGGCCAAGATGATGCTGCGTGATCATGCCGAGATCGATTTCCCGGCCGGGCCGAGCGAGATCGGGATCATCGCGGATCGTTCGGCAAACCCGCAATTTGTCGCAATCGACATCCTCGCGCAGGCCGAGCATGATCCCGATGCGGCGTGCGTGCTCATCACCACCGACCCGTCGCTCCCGGAAAAGGTCGAAAAGGAGATCGGCCTGCTGATGGAGAAGGCACCGCGGAAGGAGATCATCACCTCTGCGCTTGCACAATCGGGATATGTCGTCACCCCGGACCTCGACGAGGCGGTCTCTCTCATGGACAGGATTGCGCCGGAGCACCTCTCCATCCAGGTCGAGGATTCGCTCTCCGTCCTCAATGCGGTAAAACACGGCGGCTCCATTTTTGTTGGGGCATACGCGCCCGTCGCGTGCGGCGATTACGCCTCCGGCACGAACCACGTCCTGCCCACGGCGGGCTATGCGAAAATTTACTCGGGCCTTAATGTCGGCCACTTCTGCAAGTCCTCCACAGTCCAGGTCATCGACCGGAGAGGGCTGGAGGCCATCGGGGACGTTATCGAGACGATTGCCGATGCGGAGGGGCTGTACGCCCACGCGGAGTCGGTGCGGATCCGGAGAAAAGGTAAATAA
- a CDS encoding Holliday junction resolvase — translation MSDFEREVAHCINAFLDAHHIRGFAYRLKQSKFNTQYVDLLVDSLDPRYYLAIECKSIRGKKLYFSQHFHEDRNNIHQIDAITEFLEKTGRKGILAVEFRAGPGRPKEAYFLPWERVRQMYERQPGITIEEFRDGVPLSRCSDRYVLDHLYPKDFHAPSPISGEL, via the coding sequence ATGAGTGATTTCGAACGGGAAGTGGCACACTGCATCAACGCCTTTCTCGACGCGCACCATATCCGGGGTTTCGCTTATCGCCTGAAACAGTCCAAGTTCAACACCCAGTACGTGGATCTCCTGGTGGACTCACTGGATCCGCGGTACTATCTTGCTATCGAGTGCAAGTCAATCCGCGGGAAAAAGCTTTATTTCTCCCAGCATTTTCACGAGGACCGCAATAATATCCACCAGATTGATGCCATCACCGAGTTTCTTGAAAAAACGGGACGGAAGGGAATTCTTGCCGTCGAATTCAGGGCGGGGCCGGGACGGCCGAAGGAGGCCTATTTCCTGCCGTGGGAGCGGGTGAGGCAGATGTATGAGCGGCAGCCCGGAATCACAATCGAGGAGTTCAGGGACGGAGTTCCACTTTCCCGGTGCTCTGACCGGTATGTGCTGGATCATCTGTACCCAAAGGACTTTCACGCACCATCGCCAATATCAGGGGAATTATGA
- a CDS encoding AsnC family transcriptional regulator has product MDEVDTIILSELQHDARISMAELGKKLNIAPSTVFKRIEKLKKSGVIEGFTIAINTDYLEEHLIAFLTIKVDPDEKDAISQFLTEQECILEVYETLEPADFIAKVRVGTITQLKKEVLIPLSKFDGMKEIRPILTVRRVKEHFGSLRRYD; this is encoded by the coding sequence ATGGACGAGGTCGACACGATCATTTTAAGCGAACTGCAGCACGATGCCCGCATTTCCATGGCCGAACTGGGCAAAAAACTCAATATCGCGCCCTCAACGGTCTTCAAACGCATCGAAAAGCTGAAGAAGAGCGGAGTGATCGAAGGCTTCACGATTGCCATCAACACCGATTACCTCGAGGAGCACCTCATCGCGTTTCTCACCATCAAGGTAGATCCCGATGAAAAAGATGCGATCTCGCAGTTTCTGACAGAGCAGGAGTGCATACTCGAAGTCTATGAAACGCTCGAACCTGCGGATTTTATCGCGAAAGTGCGGGTGGGTACGATCACCCAGCTCAAAAAGGAGGTCCTCATACCCTTAAGCAAGTTCGACGGTATGAAGGAGATCCGGCCGATCCTCACCGTCAGGAGAGTCAAAGAACATTTCGGAAGTCTGAGGCGCTATGATTGA
- a CDS encoding ABC transporter ATP-binding protein — protein MTAVHVKDLTKKFGEFVAVDRISFDIRSGEIFGLLGPNGAGKTTTVSMLATLLRPTSGTAEVCGYDVLHGQDAVRKSIGIVFQDQSLDEELTAWENMDFHGRLYRIPRDVREKRIDDLLELVELDDRKDGLVKTFSGGMRRRLEIARGLLHEPKVLFLDEPTLGLDPQTRNHLWEYIGRLNSEKGITIILTTHYMEEADRLCDRVAIIDRGAIVALATPEKLKEEIGGDVITIASSRTDDIMSLIEAPWITRMEPHDGVVTIHLENAEKHISEIIQLLAQHVIDIGSVSIHKPTLEDVFLHFTGKTIREEEADSKAQMRMFIKARRR, from the coding sequence TTGACGGCAGTACACGTTAAGGATCTGACGAAGAAATTCGGAGAATTCGTTGCGGTCGACCGGATATCGTTTGATATACGGAGCGGAGAGATCTTCGGCCTGCTCGGCCCGAACGGGGCGGGCAAGACAACAACGGTGTCCATGCTCGCGACCCTTCTCCGGCCGACCTCGGGCACTGCGGAGGTCTGCGGCTATGACGTGCTCCACGGTCAGGACGCTGTCCGGAAGTCCATCGGCATAGTATTTCAGGACCAGAGCCTCGATGAGGAGCTGACCGCATGGGAGAACATGGATTTTCATGGCCGCCTGTACCGCATTCCCCGGGATGTCCGTGAGAAGAGAATCGACGACCTCCTGGAGCTTGTAGAACTGGACGACAGAAAGGACGGGCTTGTAAAGACATTCTCCGGGGGCATGCGGAGGCGCCTTGAGATTGCCCGGGGGCTCCTCCACGAACCGAAGGTTCTCTTCCTTGACGAACCGACTCTCGGCCTGGACCCTCAGACAAGAAACCACCTCTGGGAGTACATCGGGAGATTGAATTCGGAGAAGGGGATCACCATCATCCTTACCACGCATTATATGGAGGAGGCCGACAGGCTGTGCGACAGGGTCGCTATCATCGACAGGGGAGCAATTGTGGCTCTCGCGACCCCTGAAAAACTGAAGGAAGAGATCGGCGGCGATGTAATCACCATCGCGTCATCCCGGACCGATGACATCATGTCCCTCATCGAGGCGCCCTGGATTACCCGCATGGAGCCGCATGACGGCGTTGTCACGATCCATCTCGAAAACGCTGAAAAACATATCTCCGAAATCATACAGCTTCTGGCGCAGCATGTCATAGATATCGGATCGGTCTCCATACACAAGCCCACGCTCGAGGACGTCTTCCTGCACTTCACCGGGAAGACGATCCGCGAAGAGGAAGCCGACAGCAAAGCGCAGATGCGTATGTTCATCAAAGCGCGGAGGCGCTGA
- a CDS encoding amino acid ABC transporter permease translates to MDTMLFMTDVLIPALLQGLVITLELIVAAAPFGFVFGIALAVGRTYGGRLTSYLCRAFVAFVKGCPLLLLLFILYFGLPSAGISFSPVVAAVIGFISCNAAYNSEYIRGALLSVKEGQMIAAQALGMTRLQGIWLIVLPQALRRAIPGITNEFIYLIKYSSLAYMLTVIELSGAGKIVATKYFTYNETFMMVGAIYLVLVTITTIAADMIEKKVAVPGTTGR, encoded by the coding sequence ATGGACACAATGCTATTCATGACGGACGTGCTTATTCCGGCACTGCTTCAGGGGCTGGTCATCACCCTTGAACTGATCGTTGCAGCGGCCCCGTTCGGCTTTGTCTTTGGCATTGCGCTCGCAGTCGGAAGGACCTACGGCGGCCGCCTGACGTCGTATCTCTGTCGGGCATTCGTCGCGTTTGTCAAGGGATGCCCGCTGCTTCTGCTGCTCTTCATCCTGTACTTCGGGCTGCCGTCTGCAGGCATCTCGTTTTCTCCCGTCGTCGCCGCGGTAATCGGATTCATCTCCTGCAATGCCGCCTATAACTCCGAGTATATTCGCGGCGCCCTCCTCTCCGTCAAAGAAGGACAGATGATTGCCGCACAGGCGCTCGGGATGACGCGCCTGCAGGGTATATGGCTTATCGTGCTGCCTCAGGCGCTCAGGCGGGCAATCCCCGGCATCACAAACGAATTCATCTATCTCATCAAGTACTCCTCGCTTGCCTACATGCTGACGGTTATCGAACTCTCGGGCGCCGGAAAGATCGTGGCAACGAAATATTTCACGTACAACGAGACGTTTATGATGGTCGGTGCGATCTACCTCGTGCTGGTGACAATCACCACGATCGCCGCAGACATGATCGAAAAGAAGGTGGCCGTGCCGGGCACCACCGGCCGCTGA
- the glnQ gene encoding glutamine ABC transporter ATP-binding protein (similar to ATP-binding component of ABC transporters), giving the protein MHDDEYILKVENIRKSYGQTVVLDSVSFNVRKGDTKVFIGPSGTGKSTLLRCINQLTVPDSGHVWLNGEEVTHSGSRINYFRQKMGMVFQNFYLFDHLTAVRNVEIALIKVKGMPAKEARKKALLELRQVGMEDWADHYPAELSGGQAQRVSIARALAMDPDVMLFDEPTSALDPELTREVLEVIKNLARDGTTMLVVTHEMGFATSVANEILFMDKGRIAEQGSPQELLSDPRFSRTKNFIGQFREFDREK; this is encoded by the coding sequence ATGCACGATGACGAGTATATCCTGAAGGTCGAGAACATCCGCAAGTCGTACGGTCAGACGGTCGTGCTCGACTCGGTCTCCTTTAACGTCAGAAAAGGAGACACCAAGGTGTTCATCGGGCCGTCGGGAACAGGAAAAAGCACGCTGCTCAGGTGCATCAACCAGCTGACGGTGCCCGACAGCGGGCATGTCTGGCTGAACGGGGAAGAGGTGACACATTCGGGTTCACGCATCAACTACTTCCGCCAGAAAATGGGGATGGTCTTCCAGAACTTTTACCTCTTCGATCACCTGACCGCTGTCAGGAACGTGGAAATCGCCCTGATCAAGGTGAAGGGGATGCCGGCGAAGGAAGCGCGGAAAAAGGCGCTCCTGGAACTCAGGCAGGTGGGAATGGAAGACTGGGCGGATCACTATCCCGCCGAACTCTCCGGAGGACAGGCCCAGCGTGTATCAATCGCCCGGGCGCTCGCGATGGATCCCGATGTCATGCTCTTTGACGAACCGACGTCGGCGCTGGATCCCGAACTTACCCGTGAAGTGCTCGAAGTGATCAAGAATCTTGCCCGTGACGGAACCACGATGCTCGTGGTGACGCACGAGATGGGATTTGCGACATCGGTCGCGAACGAGATCCTGTTCATGGATAAGGGACGGATTGCCGAACAGGGATCGCCGCAGGAACTCCTATCGGATCCGCGTTTTTCCCGGACGAAAAATTTCATCGGACAATTCCGGGAATTCGACCGGGAAAAGTGA
- a CDS encoding multidrug ABC transporter permease — MDIVYTLWLRSIKRYLRSRSRIVGSLGMPVFLLLVLGFGLNSVVRIPGQDAGYMQFIIPGIVAMSVLFTSVFSGIQIIWDRQFGFLKETLVAPVSRMEIMLGQTFGGATTACIQGIIILVISLFIGLQISSVAGFFIAFAFMILIGISFSAFGIAIASKMEDMHGFQLIMNFVIFPIFGLSGALFPIESLPPSVAGLTLLDPLTYGVEGIRYGLAGTSQINPVISFIVLSVFTVAMIAVGSYLFRNTTL; from the coding sequence ATGGATATCGTCTATACGCTCTGGCTGCGGAGCATCAAGCGCTACCTCAGGTCCCGGAGCAGGATTGTCGGAAGCCTCGGCATGCCCGTCTTCCTTCTGCTGGTGCTCGGGTTCGGTCTCAACTCCGTCGTGCGGATTCCCGGTCAGGATGCCGGATATATGCAGTTTATTATCCCGGGAATCGTTGCGATGAGCGTGCTTTTCACGTCGGTCTTTTCCGGTATCCAGATCATCTGGGACAGGCAGTTCGGGTTTTTGAAGGAGACGCTCGTTGCACCTGTGTCACGCATGGAGATCATGCTCGGCCAGACGTTCGGCGGTGCGACGACAGCGTGTATTCAGGGGATCATCATCCTCGTGATCTCCCTCTTTATCGGGCTGCAGATATCGAGTGTCGCAGGCTTTTTCATCGCGTTTGCATTCATGATCCTGATCGGGATCTCGTTTTCCGCGTTCGGGATTGCGATCGCCTCGAAGATGGAGGACATGCACGGATTCCAGCTTATCATGAATTTCGTGATATTCCCGATTTTCGGGCTTTCGGGAGCGCTGTTCCCGATAGAGAGCCTGCCGCCCTCCGTTGCGGGACTCACGCTCCTGGATCCGCTGACCTACGGCGTTGAGGGGATACGGTACGGTCTTGCCGGGACATCTCAGATAAATCCGGTGATAAGCTTCATCGTGCTTTCGGTGTTCACCGTTGCCATGATTGCCGTGGGATCATACCTCTTCAGGAACACAACTCTCTGA